The following proteins are co-located in the Pomacea canaliculata isolate SZHN2017 linkage group LG8, ASM307304v1, whole genome shotgun sequence genome:
- the LOC112570711 gene encoding uncharacterized protein LOC112570711: MRTDLRGIVSLRSGDIIVMDLHFRNKRLKKFSPRGKLISVVDTGECPYGMALIPDMDLVVTHPRSREFVFVAAGGTLQVSGRIKTHKSYYSLASSAASGLLAAVAASPPEPTSIDMISFEGEVLKTISLDRVRFPLQPKDIFLPPSGDVLLLFGAKEALVCLTEDGSVRYSTQQHDMKRPVSLVGDLSGNAYVADTEASKIHAITADGKYRGELLSRKDGVREPLALGVNDQGQILVTQTNGDVKVYNL, from the exons ATGAGGACAGATCTGAGGGGCATTGTCTCGCTCAGGTCAGGGGACATCATTGTTATGGACTTGCATTTTCGTAATAAAAG GCTGAAGAAGTTCAGTCCTCGAGGAAAGCTGATATCTGTGGTGGACACGGGTGAGTGTCCGTATGGAATGGCACTTATACCAGATATGGACCTGGTGGTGACGCACCCTCGATCGCGCGAGTTTGTGTTCGTGGCGGCCGGAGGAACGTTGCAGGTGTCCGGACGAATCAAGACACACAAAAGTTATTACAGCCTTGCGTCCTCTGCGGCCAGCGGTCTACTTGCTGCAGTGGCAGCCAGTCCTCCTGAACCGACCTCCATAGACATGATTTCCTTCGAGGGAGAG GTACTCAAGACGATTTCCCTGGATCGAGTTCGCTTTCCCCTCCAACCAAAAGACATCTTCTTGCCCCCATCAGGAGACGTTCTCTTGCTGTTCGGCGCCAAAGAAGCTCTAGTATGCCTGACAGAAGATGGTTCCGTCAGGTACAGTACCCAGCAGCACGACATGAAACGTCCCGTGTCACTGGTCGGCGACCTGTCAGGAAATGCGTACGTTGCCGACACTGAAGCCAGTAAAATTCACGCCATAACTGCCGACGGCAAATATCGCGGAGAACTGCTGTCTCGGAAAGATGGGGTGCGAGAGCCACTGGCTTTGGGTGTGAATGACCAAGGTCAAATTCTGGTAACGCAGACAAATGGCGACGTCAAAGTGTACAACCTTTAG
- the LOC112570710 gene encoding E3 ubiquitin-protein ligase TRIM56-like, which yields MASMSQLVEDVFTCSLCLEKVREPRTLPCLHTFCRYCLSAYVRQKVKDWVFPCPLCGQDTRPNTKGLSVDQWLDTFPASNFLTQLMRVLEARQAEHACDICRQEQVLVEAIVWCRTCMEALCSDCQRVHKRSRASRDHELFSMDSLVHDPLEKLVGSGAREGAARCLEHQGKTATLVCVACKKLVCETCISLTHAACRRIEQAEKAIPCFRKDVAGAMQHLMTHVQATHNEVKWVEDQLDKLTHSREFVMTAVEDLKRRLLEAVENRSSKLLAELETVYRKQRQDFVARGEKSRELGRILGKTVNFLEHLLAYGTECDMLNNFDNVIQQTRLVDTQIAAFKHGNDDMVIEVYSWTKKPQKPYFR from the exons ATGGCCAGCATGAGCCAGCTGGTGGAGGACGTCTTCACGTGCTCGCTGTGTCTGGAGAAGGTGCGCGAGCCCCGCACGCTGCCATGCCTGCACACGTTCTGTCGTTACTGCCTCAGCGCCTACGTGCGGCAGAAGGTGAAGGACTGGGTCTTCCCATGTCCCCTTTGCGGCCAGGACACGCGTCCCAACACTAAGGGCCTGTCCGTGGATCAGTGGCTGGACACCTTCCCTGCCAGTAACTTCCTCACTCAG TTGATGAGAGTTCTGGAGGCGCGGCAAGCAGAACACGCATGTGACATCTGTCGACAAGAACAGGTGTTGGTTGAGGCTATCGTATGGTGCCGCACGTGCATGGAAGCCCTTTGTTCCGATTGCCAGCGAGTGCACAAGCGGTCTCGTGCCTCGCGAGATCACGAACTGTTCAGCATGGACAGTCTGGTGCACGATCCCCTGGAGAAGCTCGTGGGCTCGGGTGCACGTGAGGGCGCGGCGCGGTGCCTGGAACATCAGGGCAAGACGGCCACACTAGTGTGCGTCGCATGCAAGAAACTGGTCTGCGAGACATGCATCTCCCTGACTCATGCTGCATGCCGCCGCATTGAACAGGCCGAGAAA GCGATACCGTGCTTTCGCAAAGATGTGGCAGGCGCCATGCAGCACTTGATGACGCATGTACAAGCGACTCACAACGAGGTCAAGTGGGTGGAGGACCAGCTGGACAAGCTGACCCACTCACGGGAATTTGTCATGACAGCAGTGGAGGATCTCAAGCGGCGACTGCTCGAGGCGGTCGAGAATCGTAGTTCCAAGCTTTTGGCGGAACTGGAGACCGTGTACAG aaaacaaagacaagactTTGTTGCTCGCGGTGAAAAGAGCCGAGAACTGGGCAGAATACTGGGCAAAACGGTCAATTTCTTGGAACATCTTCTGGCATACGGAACAGAATGTGATATGTTGAACAACTTTGACAATGTCATACAACAGACTCGACTTGTTGATACacag ATTGCTGCTTTCAAGCACGGAAATGACGACATGGTCATTGAAGTTTACTCCTGGACAAAAAAGCCACAGAAACCTTACTTTCGCTGA